From Acinetobacter lwoffii, a single genomic window includes:
- a CDS encoding enoyl-CoA hydratase-related protein: protein MTYIKTSSTKPGVVLIELNRPEKRNALNNATLQNIAACLQDLETDAAVKAVVITGNMQCFAAGADLNELAQLDVVSIQQDQRPLLWKKIDEFSKPLIMAVNGYAFGAGFELALHGDMVLTGENAQFALPEIGLDMLPGAGGTQRLARLVGQQLTMRWAMTGEMISAQTALQHGISSQVCPAGLTVQYALELAEKIAKQAPLAIRAIKQSLKSIHEVTLSQGLKLERQHFVWLAATQDRQEGINAFLEKRKPEFRGV, encoded by the coding sequence ATGACCTACATTAAAACCAGCTCAACCAAGCCAGGTGTGGTACTGATCGAGCTGAATCGCCCGGAAAAGCGCAATGCCTTAAACAATGCCACCTTGCAAAACATTGCAGCCTGTCTACAGGACTTGGAAACAGATGCTGCTGTGAAAGCCGTGGTCATCACCGGAAATATGCAATGCTTTGCTGCCGGTGCTGATTTAAATGAGCTGGCGCAGTTAGATGTGGTCAGCATCCAGCAAGACCAACGCCCACTGCTCTGGAAAAAAATTGATGAATTTTCCAAGCCTTTAATCATGGCCGTAAATGGTTATGCTTTTGGTGCAGGTTTCGAGTTGGCTTTGCATGGTGACATGGTGCTGACCGGAGAAAATGCCCAGTTTGCCTTGCCTGAAATCGGTTTAGATATGTTGCCGGGTGCCGGTGGAACCCAGCGTCTGGCCCGTCTGGTCGGTCAGCAATTAACGATGCGCTGGGCCATGACTGGTGAAATGATTTCGGCACAAACAGCCTTGCAACATGGCATTAGCAGCCAGGTTTGTCCGGCAGGATTGACCGTGCAATACGCACTGGAACTGGCAGAAAAAATTGCCAAGCAGGCACCGCTGGCCATTCGTGCCATCAAGCAATCTTTAAAGTCGATTCATGAAGTGACTTTAAGTCAGGGACTGAAACTTGAACGTCAACATTTTGTCTGGCTGGCGGCGACCCAAGATCGCCAGGAAGGCATCAATGCATTTTTAGAAAAAAGAAAACCAGAATTTAGAGGTGTGTAA
- the paaG gene encoding 2-(1,2-epoxy-1,2-dihydrophenyl)acetyl-CoA isomerase PaaG, with protein sequence MDYQTIIVEEKNAVGYLTFNRPKQLNSFNETMHQEVSKVIKAWAKDSQIRAVVISAEGRGFCAGQDLNDRVVDPNADAPDLGLSIEKYYNPLIKLITEMPKPVICAVNGVAAGAGANIALACDIVVAAKSASFIQAFCRLGLVPDSGGTWFLPRLVGRAQAMGLAMLGDKIPAERAVQLGMIWQVVEDEQLQAEAKKLAEHLAQQPTYGLSLIKKAIHAAAENNLDEQLILERDLQRLAGRSSDYKEGVQAFMQKRTPEYKGC encoded by the coding sequence ATGGATTATCAAACAATTATTGTCGAAGAAAAAAATGCAGTGGGCTACCTGACCTTTAACCGTCCAAAACAGCTCAACAGCTTTAATGAAACCATGCATCAGGAAGTTTCCAAGGTCATCAAGGCCTGGGCTAAAGATAGCCAGATTCGTGCCGTGGTGATTTCAGCCGAAGGCCGCGGTTTCTGTGCCGGTCAGGATCTGAATGACCGTGTGGTCGATCCGAATGCCGATGCACCGGACTTAGGCCTGTCGATTGAAAAATATTACAACCCTTTGATCAAGCTGATTACTGAAATGCCAAAACCGGTGATTTGTGCCGTGAATGGAGTAGCAGCAGGGGCAGGTGCCAATATTGCCCTGGCGTGTGACATTGTGGTGGCAGCAAAATCGGCTTCCTTTATTCAGGCCTTTTGCCGTCTTGGTTTGGTGCCAGATTCAGGCGGTACCTGGTTCCTACCGCGTCTGGTCGGCCGTGCTCAGGCGATGGGCCTAGCGATGCTCGGCGATAAAATTCCGGCTGAGCGTGCAGTACAACTGGGCATGATCTGGCAGGTGGTTGAAGATGAGCAACTGCAAGCAGAAGCGAAAAAATTGGCGGAGCATCTGGCTCAGCAACCGACCTATGGTCTGTCCCTGATCAAAAAAGCCATTCATGCCGCAGCAGAAAACAATTTGGATGAGCAGCTCATTCTGGAACGTGACCTGCAACGTCTGGCTGGACGTTCAAGCGATTATAAGGAAGGTGTACAAGCCTTTATGCAGAAGCGTACCCCTGAATATAAAGGATGCTAA